Within the Arthrobacter sp. UKPF54-2 genome, the region CAGGTAGCTGATCGAGGAGTAGCCCGTGCCAAAGTCGTCGATTTCGAGCTGCACGCCGAGCTGACGCAGCCCGCTGAGGGAGTACTTGTCCACATCCCCGCCGGTGACGGCCATGGACTCCGTCAGCTCGATGATGAGGTTCGCAGCATCAACCCCGGTCTCCCGCAGGATGTCCTGGACGTGTTCAATCAGCTCAAGGTTCTGCAACTCGGTAGTAGAGATGTTGACCCGGACGGAGAACTGGCTGTCCAGCGGCAACCGGTCCTGCCAGTCGCGCAGCTGACGGACGGCGTTGCGCAGGACCCAGTGGCCCAGCTCCACGATCATTCCGGTCTCCTCGGCCAGCGGAATGAACTGGTCCGGCATCAGGAGCCCGCGCTCGGGGTGGTTCCAGCGCACCAGCGCCTCAACTCCCTCAATCCGCCCGGTGGCGAGCTCCACCACCGGCTGATAGTGCAGCGTTAACTGGTCATGCAGGATTGCCTCGCGCATCTCGGTGACCATCAGGCTCTGCAGCCGCCGGGCGTAGAGCAGCGCCGGCTCAAAGACCTTGATCCCGCTGTGCGGCTGGGCCTTGGCGGCGTACATGGCCGTGTCGGCTTCCATCACGAGGTCGTCGACGGACTGTCCGGGTTCAGCCACGCGCACGCCGATGCTGGTGCCGCAGGTGATCCGGAGATCGCCGATGTCCAGGCTCTCACTGAGTGCCTTGAGGATCCTGTTGGCGACCCGCCGGGCACGCACGAGGTTGGATTTCGGCAGCATCACGGCAAATTCGTCGCCGCCCAGCCTGGCCACGGTATCGGTCACCCGGACCGCGTCCTGGAGCCGCCGGGCGATCACGCGCAGGACGTCGTCCCCCGCGCTGTGCCCCAGCGTGTCGTTGATGCCCTTGAAGGAGTCGAGGTCGAGAATCAGCAGCGCCGGCGGCAGCTCGCCGCGAGAGGTCTCGGCGAGGGCGTGGCTGAGCACCGAATTCAGCGCGGTGCGGTTGGCCAGCTGGGTCAGCGGATCGGTGAGCGCCATCCGTTCCAGCTCCACCTGCGCCTGTCGCAGCATGGCCGTCCGGCTCTCCACGCGCTCTTCGAGCTCCTGGTAGATGGTCTGCAGGTCGTCGGCCATCAGGTTGATGCCGGCAATCACCGCAGCGACGTCGTCGCGCGCACCGGAGTGGGGAATCCTGGTGCTGAGGTCGCCGCTGGCGATCCGGACGATGCCCTCGACGAGGCTATGGAGCCGGGGGTCTGGAACTTCACTATTCACTCGTATACGGCCTTAACCACTCGAGGGCTTCCGCGCGCGAAAGGAAAAACTCCGCCGGGATTGTTTCGGATCTTGAACGCAGCAGGTAGTGGGCGATCACGCGGTCCACGGGGCTCTCCCCCACCAGCGCGAACGCTGCGGCGGCAATCGAACCGGCATAGACCTGGCGCGCTTCCACGCTGACGCCAACGACGCCGGAGATGATCAGCACCACCGGCAGGCGCCTGCCGTCGGCGAGTGCGCGTACGGCCGCTCCGGCCACCCGGGCTTCGGGGCCCCCGATCTCGCGGTTCGGCGGCAGCGCTACTTCGATGATGCCGCCGTCGAGCTGCCGGACGCCGATCACCGGCTCCGCGGCCGGCTCCCTGGTCAACAAGGACGGCGCCGCGCCGGCAGGCGCCGCTGCAGGGGTTGGGGGTTCTGCGGGGAGTTCCTCATCGGGTGCGTCCGGCGCGACCGGCGCTTCAACCGTCATCGGAGCGCAGCCCGGCAGGCCGCGGCCGGGAGCGGACGAGTCGCTGCCGGGTCGCCGAAAACTGTCGTTGCCGGTCCCGGCACAACTAGCTGATCAGACATTTGTCCCCAAAGACTACAAAGTCGGCAATTCGGCGTGCGCTGGAGCCAGGTCCTGCACGAGGCACCGGACCGTTCCGGCGAATGCCCTCATGATAGTGCAAGCCAGCGGGCAGATGAGACATAAGACACCCCGCGCCCCAGATTCTCCAAAAGTGCCGCCGCCAACCCGCCGCCGGCAATCCCAGAAGCCGCACGGACCAGTCCGGGTGTCCTATTCCCCTCCCCCAAACGCGCGCTTTCGGGCAACGAGCTCCTGCCGGACGCGCTGGGCGACCACCAGCCCCAGCGCCGCCATGCCGATGGTGATGGGGTACCCCATCAGCCGTTCCAGCGTTCCCGGTTCCGGCACCCGCATTCCCGTCAGCCCTCCGGCCACCAGCGCGGCCAGCGAGACGGCACCGCAGGCCAGGATGAACCAGCCCAGGGGTGTCTGGCGGCGCCACAGCCAGCCGACCAGCAGCAGCGCCAGGCCACCCGCGGCGAAGTACATCAGTGCGCCCACCAGATGCCAGCCGGAGCCGGCGTCTTCGGGCACCAGCCCCACCACCACGGTCCCGGCGCCGGCGGTCAGGCTCAGCGAGCGGGCGGCCAACGCGGCGGCCGACGGCGAGCGCCGCCCCGGGGCCACGGCCAGCCGTGCCCCGGCCCGGGCCGCGACGCCGATCACGGCGGAGCTCAGCAGCAGCGCCCCGACCATCATCCCGATCCCCTGGACCACGAACGAGGCGTTCATCAGCAGGTGGGCGGGTGAGCAGACGTCCCGGCCGGAGAACTCGCCGCAGTGCAGCGCGCCGAGGTCACTGATGTAGCCGGCGCGCCGGCTGTACCGTTCCGGGCCCGCCCAGGCGCCAATGACGGCGGCCTCCGCGACGAAGTACTGCAGCACGCTCAGTTTGGCGAGGGCGCCGAGGTAGAACCGGGTGGAGGCAACGTCGGGGATGTAGATGAGCTCCCGGGAGGCGGTCGCGGCAGAGGCTGTCATGCGAAGAGCGTAGTACGTGCCCTCACCTTGTATGCTGGTATCCGTGTCCGGACGGGCCGGCCGACCGCCGCCCACCCGCACGCCCGCCCTCGTAGCTCAGTGGATAGAGCACGGCTCTCCTAAAGCCGGTGTCGTTGGTTCGATTCCAATCGAGGGCACTTGAACTCCCAGATGCCAGGCGCCGGGCACCCTGAAGAACGGCGCTTTGACCTGCGAAACTACCTGCGCGGCAACTGGCAGGTGGACCGCACCCTGGTGGACCGCGCGGACGGCAGCCACGGAACCTTTACCGGCGTCGTCAGCTTCACCGGAACCGACGACGGCGGTCTCCGCCTCCGCGAAGAAGGCACCGTGGCGTGGACCCCTGCCGGCGGCGCGCCGTTTGCAGGGCCGGCCAGCCGGGAGTACCTTCTCCGGCCCGGGGCAACGCCGGACACCATGGACGTGTTCTTCCCCGACGGCCGCCCGTTCCACCGCATCGGCTTCGGCGGCGAGGACCACCGGGATGAGCACTGGTGCGACCCCGACACCTACCGGGTCAAGTACACGAGGCTCGGGCCGGACGAATTCCACTACCGCTGGGACGTCACCGGCCCGGCCAAGGACCTGCTCCTCGACTCGGTGCTGCACAGGGCCGCGAATCCCCGGATTGTAGTCTCCGCCGTCTGCGTCTTTGACGACGCCGGGCGCCTGCTGACCGTCCGCAAGCGCGGCACGGACAAGTTCATGCACCCGGGAGGAAAACCCGAAGCCGGCGAAACCGCCGCCCAGGCAGCCTCCCGCGAACTCGAGGAGGAAGTGGGAATCATCGTCGCAGCGCAGGACCTGGAGCCCTTCGGCAGCTGGCTGGCCCACGCCGCGAACGAGGCCGCCACGCAGATCGAGGCCACGGTGTTCACGGCCCCCGGACGCTGGACCGCCCACCCTTCGGCCGAGATCGCCGAGATCCGCTGGCTGGACCTGTCCGCCGAGCTGCCGGACGATCTGGCGCCCCTGCTGACGGACTATGTGCTGCCCGTCCTCGCGGCGAGGACCAAGCGGGACTAGAGTTCCGGCACTGCCTCCGCGGCCACCGCGGTGGCCTCGGCGAACTGGGTGCGGTACAGCTCCGCATAGCGCCCCTCGGCGGCGAGCAGCTCGTTGTGAGTGCCGCGTTCCACAATTTGGCCGTCCTCGACCACCAGAATGGCGTCGGCGGCGCGGATCGTGGAGAGCCGGTGGGCGATCACGACGGCGGTGCGGCCCTCGAGCGCGGCGCCGAGCGCTTCCTGCACCGCGGCTTCGTTGGTCGAGTCCAGCGCGGCCGTGGCCTCGTCGAGGATCACGATCCGCGGCTGGGCGATCAGCAGCCGGGCGATGGTGAGCCGCTGCCGTTCGCCGCCGGAAAGCCGGTAGCCGCGCTCCCCCACCACGGTGTCCAGCCCGTCCGGCAGGGACCGGATCATGTCCTCGAGCCGGGCCTGGCGCAGCACGTCCCACATCAGCTCCTCGCTCGCGCCGGGCCGGGCCAGGCGCAGGTTGGAGGCGATGCTCTCGTGGAACAGGTGCCCGTCCTGGGTGACCATGCCCAGGGTTTGCCGCATCGAATCGAAGGTGAGGTCGCGGACGTCCACGCCCGTGCCGGGCACCGTTCCGCCGAAGCGGACGGCGCCCGAATCGACGTCGTAGAGCCGGGAGAGCAACTGGGCGATGGTGGACTTCCCGGCGCCCGAGGAACCCACCAAGGCCACGGTCTGGCCCGGTTCCACCCGGAAGCTGATGCCGTGCAGCACTTCCTCGCCGCCGCGGGTATCCAGGGTGGAGACGTCCTCGAGGGAGGCCAGCGAGACCTTGTCCGCCGAGGGGTAGGAGAAGCGGACGTCGTCGAACTCCACGGACAGCGGGCCGCGCGGCGATTCCACCGCGTCCGGCTTCTGCTGGATGAGCGGCTTGAGATCCAGGATCTCGAAGACACGCTCGAAGCTGACCAGGGCGCTCATAATTTCCACCCGGGCATTGGACAAGGCGGTGAGCGGCGCATAGAGGCGGGTCAGGAGCAGCGCCAACACGACGACGTCGCCCGCGGCGAGCTGCCCGCCGAGGGCGAGCCAGCCGCCCAGGCCGTAGACCAGGGCCAGGGCCAGGGCGGAGACGAGGGTCAGGGCCGTGACGAAGGTGAACTGCAGCATCGCGGTGCGGACGCCAATGTCCCGGACCCGGCCGGCCCGGAGCGCGAACTCCCGGGATTCCTCGTCCGGGCGGCCGAAGAGCTTCACGAGGGTGGCGCCGGGGGCGGAGAAGCGTTCAGTCATCTGGGTGCCCATGGCCGCGTTGTGCTCGGCGGCTTCGCGGCGCAGCTCGGCCAGTTTGGAGCCCATCCGGCGGGCAGGGATCAGGAAGATCGGCAGCAGGATCATGGCCAGGACGGTCACCAGCCAGGACTTGTTCAGCATCACCACCAGGGTGAGGGCCAGCGCCACCACATTGCTGACGACGCCGGAGAGCGTGCCGGCGAAGGCGGACTGCGCGCCAATCACATCGTTATTAAGCCGGCTGACGAGGGCCCCGGTGCGGGTGCGGGTGAAGAACGCGATCGGCATCTTCTGCACGTGGTCGAAGACCTTGGTGCGCAGGTCCACGATGACGCCTTCGCCGATCGTGGAGGACAGCCAGCGCGTCACCAGGCCCAGTCCGGCCTCGGCGACGGCCACCACCGCGATCAGCGCGGCGAGCCAGAGCACCGTTCCGGCCTCCGCCTTGGCAATGATCGCGTCCACCACCTGGCCGGCGAGCACGGGCGTCGCGACCGCCAGGACCGCCATCACGATGGAGAGCAGCACAAAGGCGATCAGCCGGGCGCGGTGCGGCCGCGCGAATCCGAAGACGCGCTTGAGGAGTTCCTTGGAGAACGGCTTGGAGCCGGACGAGGCGCGGGTGATGTTGTAGAGGGAGCTCCAGGCAACCCGGTCCATGCTCATGTGTTGGTGCCTTTCGGGGCGCTCGCGCCCTGCAGTTCGGTGACGACGCCGTCGACGACGTGCCAGCGCACGTCCAGGCGGACGTTTTCCAGCAGCCGGCGGTCGTGCGTGACCAGCAGCAGGGCGCCGTCATAGCTTTCGAGGGCTTCCTCGAGCTGTTCGATCGCGGGAAGATCCAGGTGGTTGGTCGGTTCGTCGAGGACCAGCAGGTTCACGCCACGGGCCTGCAGCAGGGCCAGCGCGGCCCGGGTCCGTTCGCCGGGCGACAGCGAATCCACGGTCCGGGCGGTGTGGTCGGCTTTGAGGCCGAACTTGGCCAGCAGGGTGCGGACCTCGGCCGGGGTTTGGTCTGTCAGGACGGCCTCGACGGCGTCGGCAAGTTTGAGGTGCCCGGCCAGCAGCCCGCGGGCCTGGTCGATTTCCCCCACCGCCACGGAGGCGCCCATGGAGGCGTCGCCGGCGTCGGGCCTGGTGACCCCGAGGAGGAGGCGCAGCAGGGTGGACTTGCCGGCGCCGTTGGGCCCGGTGATGCCGATCCGCTCGCCGGCGTTCAGTTGCAGGTTCACCGGGCCCAGGGTGAAGTCCCCCTGGTGCACCACGGCGTCGCGCAGGGTGGCGACGACGGCGCTGGAGCGCGGCGCCGCCCCGATGCTGAACTGCAGCTGCCACTCCTTCCGGGGTTCCTCGACTTCCTCAAGCCGGGCGATCCGGGATTCCATCTGCCGGACCTTCTGGCCCTGTTTCTCGGAGGACTCGGTATTCGCGGCGCGGCGGATCTTGTCATTGTCCGGGCTTTTTTTCATGGCGTTCCGGACGCCCTGGGAGCTCCATTCGCGCTGCGTGCGGGCCCGGGCGACGAGGTCTGCCTTGGTGTTGGCGAACTCCTCGTAGCGTTCGCGGGCGTGCCGGCGCGCGACGGCGCGTTCCTCCAGGTAGGCCTCGTAGCCGCCGTCGTACACCGCGACGGCGTTTTGCGCGAGGTCCAGTTCCACCACCGTGGTGACGCAGCGGGCCAGGAATTCCCGGTCGTGTGAGACCAGCACAACGCCGCCGCGGAGCCCCTGGACAAAGGCCTCCAGCTTGGCCAGGCCGCCGAGGTCCAGGTCGTTGGTGGGCTCGTCCAGCAGCACGATGTCGAAGCGGCTCAGCAGCAGCGCAGCGAGGGCCACCCTGGCGGCCTGACCGCCGGAGAGCCCGGTCATCGCGGCGTCGGGTCCCACCTCCAGGCCCAGGTCCGCCAGCACCGGGGGAATCCGCTCCTCGAGGTCCGCGGCGCCGGAGGCCATCCAGCTGTCGAACGCCACGGAGTAGGCGTCCTCGGAGCCGGGGGCGCCGGTCCCCAGCGCCTCCGCGGTGGCTTCCATCTCCGCCGTCGCCGGTCCGCAGCCGGTGCGCCGGGCGATGTAGCCAGCGACCGTTTCGCCGTCGATCCGTTCGTGTTCCTGCGGCAGCCAGCCGACAAACGCGTCGGCCGGGGCCAGGCTGACCGTGCCCTCCTGCGGTTCGTCGACGCCGGCGAGCAGCCGCAGCAGCGTGGACTTGCCGGCGCCGTTGGCGCCCACGACGCCGACGACGTCGCCGGGCGCGACGGTGAGGGAGAGTTTGGAGAAGAGGGTGCGGTGGTCGTGACCACCGGAAAGGTCCTTGGCAACAAGGGTTGCAGTCATTAGTCCATTCTCTCACCGGGGGCCAAAACGGACGGCCGCGGGCGGCCGGGTGGGAGGGAATCCCCGCGAAAATCCACGGACCTGCTGCGGGGCATAGAAGAACCCGCTGGTCCGGACTTGGGGGGTGTACGGACCAGCGGGTTCGAGCATCTAGCATAGTTGAAGAACACGAGCAGGTAAAATCGCAAGCTAGCCCCGCTCTTTGATTCCACGACGCAGGAAGCCCCTAGATGCCATTACCCGCCAAGGCGTTCCAACACTGGCTTCACCGTGTCGCCCCGGCGATGAGCACCGCCGACATTTGTCGCATCTCCGGCGTCAAACGAACCACCTTGGCGCAGCAACTGGTGCGCGGCAAGGTCGCGGAATCCTCGGTCGTGAGCATCAGCCGGGCCCTGGGCCTCAACCCCCTGGACGGCCTCGCCAGCTTCGAGAGCTATGCCGGTCTGACGGGTCCACCGCGGCCGCCCACGCCTGCCGAGCTGGTCAGCCAGATCGCGACCACGGATTTGCTGCACGCCGTGATCGCACGCACCGCGCCGGGCGGCGCGGCCACCCCGGCGCTGCGTCCGGCCCCGCACGCCACCTCGGTGCGGAACTGGGTGGACGCCATCGACGACGGCGACCTCCGGCACCGGGTGTCGGCGGCCACCGGGATCGCGCCACAGAACTACTCTGCACAACTGACCGCCAACCGGCTCTCCCCCGAACTCGCCGTGGCGACCTCGCGCGCCGCGGGCGTCGGTTTCACCGGCGGGCTCGTCGCCACGGGGCTGGTCACCGAAGCCGAGGCCGGCTGGCTGCCCGGCGCGCGGCAGGCGGCGCTGGATGCACTCTCCGACGGTGAACTCACCGTGCTGGCCGGCGACCGGTTGCAGGCGCTGGGAAGGACGCTGCGCCGCCAGGAACAAGAACAAGCGCAAACGGAAAAAATTTGGGAGAACCTGGGATGATCGAAATCCTGCAATGGTCCACCCTGGCCGTCTGCGGCGCGTTGGCCGCGGCCAGGATCCCGAGCGCACGCCGCGGCGAGAACCGCCTGCTCTTTGGCATCCTGCTGCTGATGACCGTAGCGATCCTGCTCAGCATGCGGGCGCCTTATGTGGCCATCGACCAGGTGCTGGGAGGCCGCAACCTGGCCAACCTGATCCTCCGCTTCATCATTTTTGGCGCCATCCTCCTGGTGGGCATCCGCGTTGCGAGGGCTTTCGGGGGACGTCGCGCGCTGACGCTGATCACCGGCCGGGCCGGGGCCGTTGCCCTCGCCATTGCCGGCGTGGCCGTGATCGTGACGTTCCTGTTCATGGACACGGCGGGGTCCTCTGCCGGGCTGGAGGCGATCGCCGCGAAGGATGCCCGCAACGCCATGCTGGTCGAGTACTACGGGGCGGCGGGACGGCTGTACCCCAGCTACGTCGCGCTCGTCCTCCTGCCGGCCACGATCGGGGTGCTCCGCAGCCGCCTCCCGGCCCTCATCCGGACGGCGGCGCTGCTCCTGTCCGTGGGTGCCGTGGCCATCGCCTTGAGCCTGCTGTTTCCGATGATCCCGCCGGGCCTGGGCATCCTGCGGTTCATTGTGAACTACACCGCTATCCTCTGCTACGTATTGGGACTGGCCCTGATCTGGATGGCCAAACTCCGGGCCCACCCGTCGCCGCGGAACCGGCGCCCCGATCCAGCGGCCACGGCACCGGATTAGGAGTGCAGAAACATGGCAGTGCTTCAGTGGGGGACGCTGATCGTTTGCGGCCTCGCCACGGTCGTCCGGATTCCCGACGCCCTGCGCGGGCGCAACCGGACTGTTTTCGGGATCCTCTTCCTCGCCACGCTGTGCAGCCTGCTCAGCATCCCGGAGCCCTACTTGGCGATCGACGGGGCGCTGGGGAGCTGGAACCTGACCAACCTGATCCTGCGCTTCTTCGTTTTCGGAATGGTCTTCCTGGTCGGCGTACGGCTGGCCAAGGGGCTTGGCGCCGCCCGCGCCCGGCGCCTGATCACCGGCGCCCCGGGACGTTGGGGGCGGGCCGCGGCATGCCTCGCGGTGACAGTGACATTCGTGCTGATGGACACCGGAGGTTCCTCGGCGGGACTTGAGGCCCAGTCCGACGACAGCGGCCTGAACGCCGCTCTTGCCCCGTTCTACGCGGCGGCCGGGCGGAGCTACCCGGCGTTTGTCTCGCTCATCATGCTGCCTCCGCTGGCCGCCGCGATCGGGACACAGTTGCCGTGGCTCGTGCGGGCCGGAGCGGCAATGACCCTGGTGGGGGCGGCCGCGGCGATCGTCAGCGTGCCGGCGTCGTTCGCCCCGGACCCGTGGGATCCGGCCCGCATGCTCGTCAACTATGTTGCGGTGCTCGGCTACGTACTGGGCCTGCTTATTTTCTGGTTGTCCGGCCGGATCGCGGCCCCGCCAGATAACACTCCCGCAACGTTCCGTAAAAACTAGGCCTGGGCGTTCACAAAATCATTAGAGCGTGGCAGAATCATAAATGTGTGAAAACGCCAGCCGGGTTCGTGAATGGGGATTCAGTCTTACGGAGCCGAGCGACACGTCCAAGCGCCATTGGGGGGATGAGTGGTAGCGGTCCGGAAGGACCGCTCCCACTCAGCCTGTTTAACGGGCAGGTAGGTTCCGCCGCCGCCCGACTGGCCCGCAGGCGTCAGCTGGAACCGCAGGGTCACCAGCTGGAAGGGCCGCAGCGCCAGTTCTGCGGCGCTGTCCCGGGCGGTGACCCCCGGGGCATCCACGGGCCGCTCCAGCAGATCCACGGTGTGCACCCCCGTAGCTGCAAAATTGGCCGAAACCGTGCCGGAGGAGCGTTCCCCCAGGGATTCGTAGACCCGCACGATCACATCGCCCGAGCCGTCCTCGGCAAGTTTGACCGCTTCGACCACCAGGGCGGGATGGGAGACGGAGACAAGCGGTTCCACTCCGCGGGCCCCCTTGACCACCCGCGGGGCGAGGTTGGTGCGGTAG harbors:
- a CDS encoding NUDIX domain-containing protein, which produces MHRAANPRIVVSAVCVFDDAGRLLTVRKRGTDKFMHPGGKPEAGETAAQAASRELEEEVGIIVAAQDLEPFGSWLAHAANEAATQIEATVFTAPGRWTAHPSAEIAEIRWLDLSAELPDDLAPLLTDYVLPVLAARTKRD
- a CDS encoding ABC-F family ATP-binding cassette domain-containing protein is translated as MTATLVAKDLSGGHDHRTLFSKLSLTVAPGDVVGVVGANGAGKSTLLRLLAGVDEPQEGTVSLAPADAFVGWLPQEHERIDGETVAGYIARRTGCGPATAEMEATAEALGTGAPGSEDAYSVAFDSWMASGAADLEERIPPVLADLGLEVGPDAAMTGLSGGQAARVALAALLLSRFDIVLLDEPTNDLDLGGLAKLEAFVQGLRGGVVLVSHDREFLARCVTTVVELDLAQNAVAVYDGGYEAYLEERAVARRHARERYEEFANTKADLVARARTQREWSSQGVRNAMKKSPDNDKIRRAANTESSEKQGQKVRQMESRIARLEEVEEPRKEWQLQFSIGAAPRSSAVVATLRDAVVHQGDFTLGPVNLQLNAGERIGITGPNGAGKSTLLRLLLGVTRPDAGDASMGASVAVGEIDQARGLLAGHLKLADAVEAVLTDQTPAEVRTLLAKFGLKADHTARTVDSLSPGERTRAALALLQARGVNLLVLDEPTNHLDLPAIEQLEEALESYDGALLLVTHDRRLLENVRLDVRWHVVDGVVTELQGASAPKGTNT
- a CDS encoding DUF998 domain-containing protein; this translates as MTASAATASRELIYIPDVASTRFYLGALAKLSVLQYFVAEAAVIGAWAGPERYSRRAGYISDLGALHCGEFSGRDVCSPAHLLMNASFVVQGIGMMVGALLLSSAVIGVAARAGARLAVAPGRRSPSAAALAARSLSLTAGAGTVVVGLVPEDAGSGWHLVGALMYFAAGGLALLLVGWLWRRQTPLGWFILACGAVSLAALVAGGLTGMRVPEPGTLERLMGYPITIGMAALGLVVAQRVRQELVARKRAFGGGE
- a CDS encoding ABC transporter ATP-binding protein gives rise to the protein MSMDRVAWSSLYNITRASSGSKPFSKELLKRVFGFARPHRARLIAFVLLSIVMAVLAVATPVLAGQVVDAIIAKAEAGTVLWLAALIAVVAVAEAGLGLVTRWLSSTIGEGVIVDLRTKVFDHVQKMPIAFFTRTRTGALVSRLNNDVIGAQSAFAGTLSGVVSNVVALALTLVVMLNKSWLVTVLAMILLPIFLIPARRMGSKLAELRREAAEHNAAMGTQMTERFSAPGATLVKLFGRPDEESREFALRAGRVRDIGVRTAMLQFTFVTALTLVSALALALVYGLGGWLALGGQLAAGDVVVLALLLTRLYAPLTALSNARVEIMSALVSFERVFEILDLKPLIQQKPDAVESPRGPLSVEFDDVRFSYPSADKVSLASLEDVSTLDTRGGEEVLHGISFRVEPGQTVALVGSSGAGKSTIAQLLSRLYDVDSGAVRFGGTVPGTGVDVRDLTFDSMRQTLGMVTQDGHLFHESIASNLRLARPGASEELMWDVLRQARLEDMIRSLPDGLDTVVGERGYRLSGGERQRLTIARLLIAQPRIVILDEATAALDSTNEAAVQEALGAALEGRTAVVIAHRLSTIRAADAILVVEDGQIVERGTHNELLAAEGRYAELYRTQFAEATAVAAEAVPEL
- a CDS encoding bifunctional diguanylate cyclase/phosphodiesterase; its protein translation is MNSEVPDPRLHSLVEGIVRIASGDLSTRIPHSGARDDVAAVIAGINLMADDLQTIYQELEERVESRTAMLRQAQVELERMALTDPLTQLANRTALNSVLSHALAETSRGELPPALLILDLDSFKGINDTLGHSAGDDVLRVIARRLQDAVRVTDTVARLGGDEFAVMLPKSNLVRARRVANRILKALSESLDIGDLRITCGTSIGVRVAEPGQSVDDLVMEADTAMYAAKAQPHSGIKVFEPALLYARRLQSLMVTEMREAILHDQLTLHYQPVVELATGRIEGVEALVRWNHPERGLLMPDQFIPLAEETGMIVELGHWVLRNAVRQLRDWQDRLPLDSQFSVRVNISTTELQNLELIEHVQDILRETGVDAANLIIELTESMAVTGGDVDKYSLSGLRQLGVQLEIDDFGTGYSSISYLRRLPVNVVKIDRSLIAGLGTDEEQGRFVEAVLHLIHACGLKAVAEGIETAEQAEELVRLGCGSGQGYYFGRPAPAESFEETLAQWSAVSE